One segment of Streptomyces sp. YIM 121038 DNA contains the following:
- a CDS encoding glutaminase encodes MSPSLQPVLDRIADEIQRLPGRGRPADYIPALASADPRRFGMAVAELDGTVYGVGDWQQPFSTQSITKVFTLALDLSLEGELLWEHVGREPSGNPFNSLVQLEYEHGIPRNPFINAGALVVTDRLQSLTGDAAGALRDFLRAESGNDRLTFDEHVADSETEHGDRNAALAHFMASYGNIANAVPELLAQYFRQCSIEASCADLALAAGFLARHGIRADGSTLLTRSQAKQINAVMLTCGTYDAAGDFAHRVGLPGKSGVGGGIIAVVPGRCTLCVWSPGLDQRGNSVAGVAALDRFTTLTGLSVF; translated from the coding sequence GTGTCACCCTCCCTCCAGCCGGTCCTCGACCGCATCGCTGACGAGATCCAGCGCCTGCCGGGCCGCGGCCGCCCCGCCGACTACATCCCGGCGCTCGCCTCGGCGGACCCGCGACGGTTCGGGATGGCGGTCGCCGAGCTCGACGGCACGGTCTACGGCGTCGGGGACTGGCAGCAGCCCTTCTCCACCCAGTCCATCACCAAGGTCTTCACGCTCGCCCTCGATCTGAGCCTGGAGGGCGAGCTGCTGTGGGAGCACGTGGGCCGGGAGCCGTCGGGCAATCCGTTCAACTCGCTGGTGCAGCTGGAGTACGAGCACGGCATCCCGCGCAACCCCTTCATCAACGCCGGTGCCCTCGTCGTCACCGACCGGCTGCAGAGCCTGACCGGTGACGCCGCCGGGGCGCTGCGCGACTTCCTGCGCGCCGAGTCCGGGAACGACCGCCTCACCTTCGACGAGCACGTCGCCGACAGCGAGACCGAGCACGGCGACCGCAACGCCGCCCTCGCGCACTTCATGGCGTCGTACGGCAACATCGCCAACGCCGTCCCCGAGCTCCTCGCCCAGTACTTCCGCCAGTGCTCCATCGAGGCGTCCTGCGCCGACCTCGCCCTGGCCGCCGGGTTCCTCGCCCGCCACGGTATACGGGCCGACGGCTCCACGCTGCTCACCCGCAGCCAGGCCAAGCAGATCAACGCGGTCATGCTGACCTGCGGCACGTACGACGCCGCCGGTGACTTCGCCCACCGCGTGGGCCTGCCCGGCAAGAGCGGCGTGGGCGGCGGCATCATCGCCGTCGTGCCCGGCCGCTGCACCCTGTGCGTGTGGAGCCCCGGCCTGGACCAGCGCGGGAACTCCGTGGCGGGTGTCGCCGCGCTCGACCGCTTCACCACGCTCACCGGGCTCTCCGTCTTCTGA
- the sph gene encoding sphingomyelin phosphodiesterase, which translates to MPHPTPRTCLVALATAATLAATAPNAAAADAPPRLKVLTYNAFLFSKTLYPNWGQDHRAKEIPAAGFFRGNDVVVLQEAFDNSASDALQKNASALYPHQTPVVGRSKSGWDATGGAYSSLTPEDGGVTVLSKWPIVRKEQYVYKDACGADYHSNKGFAYVVLDVNGTKVHVVGTHAQSTDPGCSAGEAATTRAKQFKELDAFLDAKGIPANEQVMVAGDFNVDSHSPEYASMLADAGLAPADERTGHPYSFDTRDNSIAAERYPSDPREDLDYVLHRQGHARPSGWKNDVVKERSAPWTVSSWGKQYTYTDLSDHYPVVGG; encoded by the coding sequence GTGCCCCACCCCACCCCGCGCACCTGCCTCGTGGCCCTCGCCACGGCCGCGACGCTGGCCGCGACGGCCCCGAACGCAGCGGCCGCCGACGCGCCGCCCCGCCTGAAGGTGCTCACGTACAACGCCTTCCTCTTCAGCAAGACGCTGTACCCGAACTGGGGGCAGGACCACCGGGCCAAGGAGATACCGGCCGCCGGGTTCTTCCGGGGGAACGACGTCGTCGTGTTGCAGGAGGCGTTCGACAACTCCGCGTCCGACGCGCTGCAGAAGAACGCCTCGGCGCTCTACCCGCACCAGACGCCGGTGGTGGGCCGGAGCAAGTCCGGGTGGGACGCCACCGGGGGCGCGTACTCCTCGCTGACCCCGGAGGACGGCGGCGTGACGGTCCTCAGCAAGTGGCCGATCGTGCGCAAGGAGCAGTACGTCTACAAGGACGCCTGCGGCGCGGACTACCACTCCAACAAGGGGTTCGCCTACGTCGTCCTGGACGTGAACGGCACGAAGGTGCACGTGGTCGGCACCCACGCCCAGTCCACCGACCCCGGCTGCTCGGCGGGCGAGGCGGCCACGACGCGCGCCAAGCAGTTCAAGGAGCTGGACGCGTTCCTGGACGCCAAGGGCATCCCGGCGAACGAGCAGGTCATGGTCGCGGGTGACTTCAACGTGGACTCGCACAGCCCGGAGTACGCCTCGATGCTCGCCGACGCGGGCCTCGCGCCCGCCGACGAGCGGACCGGGCACCCGTACTCCTTCGACACGCGGGACAACTCGATCGCCGCCGAGCGCTACCCGAGCGACCCCCGCGAAGACCTCGACTACGTCCTGCACCGCCAAGGGCACGCCCGTCCTTCGGGGTGGAAGAACGACGTGGTCAAGGAGCGGAGCGCGCCCTGGACGGTGTCGAGCTGGGGCAAGCAGTACACGTACACCGACCTCTCCGAC
- a CDS encoding LLM class F420-dependent oxidoreductase: protein MVKIGYTMMTEQAGPRPLVEHLVAAEGAGFDFSVTSDHYFPWLAEQGHAPYVWSVLGAAAQATSRIPLMTYVTCPTFRYHPAVVAQKAATMQLLSEGRFRLGLGSGENLNEHVVGGGWPAPEVRLEMLEEAVGIIRALFSGETVHHQGTHFDVADARLWDLPDEPPPLGVAVSGELSCALAGRHADLVIATEAKPELLDAFDRHGGSGKPRVGQLPVCYDPDEGAAIARAHEQFRWSVGGWPVNAELPGPSGFAGATQYVTPQDVAQQIPCGADVDAFVEAVRPYAEAGFTEIALVQVGGDHQLPFIAWAEKELLPALRDL from the coding sequence ATGGTAAAAATCGGCTACACGATGATGACCGAGCAAGCGGGACCGCGTCCCCTCGTCGAGCATCTGGTCGCCGCGGAGGGCGCCGGTTTCGACTTCTCCGTGACCTCGGACCACTACTTCCCGTGGCTGGCGGAGCAGGGCCATGCGCCGTACGTGTGGAGCGTGCTCGGCGCCGCCGCGCAGGCGACCTCGCGGATCCCGCTCATGACGTACGTGACCTGTCCGACGTTCCGCTACCACCCCGCCGTTGTGGCCCAGAAGGCCGCCACGATGCAGCTGCTCTCCGAGGGCCGCTTCCGGCTCGGTCTCGGCAGCGGCGAGAACCTCAACGAACACGTGGTCGGTGGCGGCTGGCCCGCGCCGGAGGTCCGGCTGGAGATGCTCGAAGAGGCCGTCGGGATCATCCGGGCGCTCTTCTCGGGGGAGACCGTCCACCACCAGGGCACCCACTTCGACGTGGCGGACGCCCGCCTGTGGGACCTGCCGGACGAGCCGCCGCCCCTCGGCGTGGCCGTCTCCGGCGAGCTGTCGTGCGCCCTGGCCGGCCGCCACGCCGACCTGGTCATCGCCACCGAGGCGAAGCCCGAGCTGCTCGACGCCTTCGACCGGCACGGCGGCAGCGGCAAGCCCCGCGTGGGGCAGCTGCCCGTCTGCTACGACCCCGACGAGGGCGCGGCGATCGCCCGCGCCCACGAGCAGTTCCGCTGGAGCGTGGGCGGCTGGCCGGTCAACGCCGAACTGCCCGGCCCGTCCGGCTTCGCCGGAGCCACCCAGTACGTCACGCCGCAGGACGTCGCACAGCAGATCCCGTGCGGCGCCGACGTCGACGCGTTCGTCGAGGCGGTACGCCCCTACGCGGAGGCCGGCTTCACCGAGATCGCCCTCGTCCAGGTGGGCGGCGACCACCAGCTGCCGTTCATCGCCTGGGCCGAGAAGGAGCTGCTGCCCGCGCTGCGCGACCTGTGA
- a CDS encoding glutamate--cysteine ligase, protein MRTVGVEEELLLFDRESGEPRALSTAVLARAARDSGAHDDAEESEHGDSGSGSENSEDSEDSAFEKELHGHQIEFATRPQSDMDSLSAEIVRWRAEAARHAGDVGASVAALATSPLPASPSVNVGSRFQWMEEQFGLTTQEQLTCGCHVHVAVESDEEGVAVVDRIRPWLAVLVALSSNSPFWQGKDSRYASYRSRVWGRWPMAGPTELFGSAERYERQVSDMVATGVLHDRGMVYFDARLSHRYPTVEIRVADVCLDAGTTVLIAALCRALVETAAREWRAGTPPLGHGVSLLRLAAWRAARSGLDGPLLHPLSMRPVPAAEAVRTLLDHARDALHDTGDLALARERTARLLAHGAGAHVQRDLLRRTDSLRSVITECVRHTQAPPT, encoded by the coding sequence GTGCGTACCGTGGGTGTGGAGGAGGAGCTCCTCCTGTTCGACCGTGAGAGTGGGGAGCCGCGGGCCCTGTCGACGGCCGTCCTGGCCCGTGCGGCCAGGGACAGCGGCGCGCACGACGATGCGGAGGAGAGCGAGCACGGGGACTCCGGCTCCGGCTCCGAGAACTCGGAAGACTCCGAGGACTCCGCCTTCGAGAAGGAGCTGCACGGCCACCAGATCGAGTTCGCCACGCGGCCGCAGTCGGACATGGACAGCCTCTCCGCCGAGATCGTCCGGTGGCGGGCGGAGGCGGCCCGGCACGCCGGGGACGTCGGCGCCTCGGTGGCCGCCCTTGCCACCTCTCCCCTGCCCGCGAGCCCCTCCGTCAACGTGGGCAGCCGCTTCCAGTGGATGGAGGAGCAGTTCGGCCTCACCACCCAGGAGCAGCTGACCTGCGGCTGCCACGTGCACGTCGCGGTGGAGTCGGACGAGGAGGGCGTGGCCGTCGTCGACAGGATCCGGCCGTGGCTGGCGGTCCTCGTCGCGCTGAGCTCCAACTCCCCGTTCTGGCAGGGCAAGGACAGCCGGTACGCCAGCTACCGCAGCAGGGTGTGGGGGCGCTGGCCGATGGCGGGCCCCACCGAGCTCTTCGGCTCGGCCGAGCGGTACGAGCGGCAGGTCAGCGACATGGTGGCCACCGGGGTGCTGCACGACCGGGGCATGGTCTACTTCGACGCCCGGCTCTCGCACCGCTACCCCACCGTCGAGATCCGGGTGGCGGACGTGTGCCTCGACGCGGGCACCACCGTCCTGATCGCCGCGCTCTGCCGGGCCCTCGTCGAGACGGCCGCGCGGGAGTGGCGCGCGGGCACGCCGCCGCTGGGGCACGGCGTCAGCCTGCTGCGGCTCGCCGCGTGGCGCGCCGCGCGCTCCGGCCTTGACGGCCCGCTCCTCCACCCGCTGTCGATGCGGCCGGTGCCCGCCGCCGAGGCGGTACGCACCCTGCTCGACCACGCACGCGACGCCCTCCACGACACCGGGGACCTCGCCCTGGCCCGCGAACGCACGGCACGCCTCCTCGCCCACGGCGCCGGGGCCCACGTCCAGCGCGACCTCCTCCGGCGCACCGACAGCCTGCGCTCCGTGATCACGGAATGCGTCCGGCACACCCAGGCGCCACCTACGTGA